A stretch of the bacterium genome encodes the following:
- a CDS encoding Spy/CpxP family protein refolding chaperone, with protein sequence MKTRCITLLAMALLLATASLAFAQPGARGAADRCLADGPGPLPGRLCDRLDLTGAQQEAIDGIREKGREAGLETRKQIIRLQNELEGLMLQDEPDSDGAEKLVRRIGELRTEQQVRRLQTRLEVRAQLTDEQRDRLIAMRGAGGRGRGGRGHGPGLGAPHGPGSGHPGDCDGSGPRGRTSGGAGRGRG encoded by the coding sequence ATGAAGACACGTTGCATCACACTCCTTGCCATGGCCCTGTTGCTGGCCACCGCTTCCCTCGCCTTCGCGCAGCCCGGTGCCCGCGGCGCCGCCGATCGGTGCTTGGCGGACGGGCCTGGCCCCCTGCCGGGACGCCTCTGCGACAGGCTCGACCTGACCGGGGCGCAGCAAGAGGCCATCGACGGGATCCGCGAGAAGGGCCGCGAGGCCGGTCTCGAGACCCGCAAGCAGATCATCCGCCTGCAGAACGAACTCGAGGGCCTGATGCTGCAGGACGAGCCCGATTCCGACGGGGCGGAGAAGCTGGTGCGCAGGATCGGCGAACTGCGGACCGAGCAGCAGGTCCGACGCCTGCAAACCCGTCTCGAGGTCCGTGCCCAGCTGACCGACGAACAGCGCGACCGGCTGATCGCCATGCGGGGCGCCGGGGGCAGGGGACGCGGCGGCCGCGGCCACGGTCCCGGCCTGGGAGCGCCGCACGGTCCTGGCTCCGGTCATCCGGGAGACTGTGACGGATCCGGGCCGAGGGGGCGCACGTCCGGCGGCGCGGGCCGCGGACGGGGCTAG